A single region of the Sorghum bicolor cultivar BTx623 chromosome 9, Sorghum_bicolor_NCBIv3, whole genome shotgun sequence genome encodes:
- the LOC8064202 gene encoding uncharacterized protein LOC8064202, with amino-acid sequence MAMATKNIIVTGNTATPTVHAKCSGRESAADDPAVSPPFSAQLRRVCGHCLRAAAVAAVGYSFAATAWRVRHDTRDLAFVAAAASLLAALLACLRRAERLTPDSPAAERRRVQAAVWALSTALSCAFAYRVAAVMPPPLAVLVWCMTALVALVGLYLLVLCRDQQYQALTDDDAAVAGDRKESAKISPSDELV; translated from the coding sequence ATGGCAATGGCAACCAAGAACATCATCGTCACTGGCAATACCGCCACCCCCACCGTCCACGCCAAGTGTTCAGGGCGAGAATCAGCCGCCGACGACCCAGCAGTGTCCCCGCCCTTCTCCGCGCAGCTCCGGCGCGTGTGCGGCCACTgcctccgcgccgccgccgtggccgcCGTGGGCTACAGCTTCGCGGCCACGGCGTGGCGCGTGCGTCACGACACGCGGGACCTGGCCTTCgtcgccgccgcggcctccCTCCTCGCCGCGCTCCTCGCGTGCCTCCGGCGCGCCGAGCGGCTCACGCCTGACTCGCCCGCAGCGGAGAGGCGCCGCGTGcaggccgccgtgtgggcgctCTCCACCGCGCTCAGCTGCGCGTTCGCGTACCGCGTGGCCGCGGtcatgccgccgccgctggctGTCCTCGTCTGGTGCATGACCGCGCTCGTCGCCCTCGTCGGTTTGTATCTGCTTGTGCTCTGCAGAGACCAACAGTATCAGGCACTCACCGACGACGATgccgccgtcgccggcgacAGAAAGGAATCTGCCAAGATTAGTCCTAGTGATGAATTGGTCTAG